A genome region from Arachidicoccus soli includes the following:
- a CDS encoding SusC/RagA family TonB-linked outer membrane protein, with translation MKKLAIVTLLLLFCILKGFAQTHTVTGVIQDSTGPVSDVNIFDKADLKNMTYSNGEGVFKLKLIAGHDTILVSKIGYDKLVVPLNGNSPLKITIHQENSLLNDVVVVGFGKKNRITNTGAVATISAKDIRRIPTSSVQNTLAGRLPGFFSQQRSGQPGKDASDYFIRGVSSLNAAGNQPLIIVDDIEYTYDQLAQINVNEIESISILKDASTTAIYGIKGANGVLIVTTRRGELGRPKFNLSKQNSIQSPVLTPKFLNAYQTALLVNEAEKNDGLTQQFSQADLNAFNTGDDPYGHPDINWYKAIMKPYSLQSNENLNISGGNQSVKYFVTGGLFSQNGTVRDFSTNMDNVNTNYFYRRYNVRSNLDIQVTNNFKLRLDLTARFGDINQPYNQNVISDIFDFTKYHPYSAPFLNPNGTYAYAYDTQNQLPTLNAIIATGGYSRQRRTDYNSLIGFDENLSSITKGLSLTGRLSYAGIDQNTLNLARPYDFPPSYHFDPTDSTYSLNTGTSSGGYTLPGYRTIGNTDIKDQRVNTQIYLNYNRDFGNHHFNSLLLWNQENYQDIKDAAAPQKFKGFSFKVGYNYKETYLLDFNVGYNGSDRFNASKRYGLFPAIGLGWNLTNERIFKNILSGFSLFKLRGSYGVVGSDVAPGNQYLYQQVYVQGYGYSFGQSPQDGGTIYEGALGNPNVTWEKKRSLDIGLDINALHNKITVTADYFRDYRFNQLVSNNSISELLGVGVSPSNVGITVNRGFDGKAAYADRIGHVNYSVGIVWSYAKNKILYEAEAAPRYPWLAVTGHSIGQPFGYVSEGFYTQADLDNPAVAKPNTAIPIQAGDLKYKDLNGDGVIDQNDERAIGKPNLPATTFGVPLNISYKGFYANILFQGAFDYSLALTGTAIEPFQSQFQPIHEKRWTPETASTAEFPRLTTNPTTVNSPAVYMSDFWLINAYYIRLKTVEIGYQFPEKFLPFKLSSGRIYLSSYNLLTWSNVSKKYQQDPEVTSNTAGDAYLNQKVVNLGLEIGF, from the coding sequence ATGAAGAAATTAGCAATTGTAACTTTACTCCTTTTATTTTGCATCCTTAAGGGTTTTGCCCAAACCCATACAGTGACAGGAGTAATCCAAGACTCTACTGGTCCCGTTTCAGATGTAAATATATTTGATAAGGCGGATTTAAAAAACATGACCTACTCAAATGGGGAGGGGGTGTTTAAGCTGAAACTTATTGCAGGGCACGACACAATCTTGGTAAGCAAGATTGGTTATGATAAGTTGGTAGTTCCTTTAAATGGCAATAGCCCCTTGAAGATAACTATTCATCAAGAGAATAGCTTATTAAATGACGTCGTTGTTGTGGGTTTTGGAAAGAAAAACCGTATCACAAACACCGGTGCTGTGGCTACAATAAGTGCAAAGGATATTCGCCGGATACCCACTTCTAGCGTACAGAACACGTTAGCAGGAAGGCTTCCGGGATTCTTTTCACAACAACGTTCGGGGCAACCGGGAAAAGATGCTTCGGATTATTTTATCAGAGGTGTCAGTTCCTTAAATGCTGCGGGCAACCAACCATTGATTATCGTCGATGATATTGAATATACTTACGATCAACTGGCTCAAATAAATGTAAATGAGATTGAAAGTATTTCCATTTTGAAAGATGCCTCTACAACTGCAATCTATGGTATTAAAGGAGCCAACGGGGTTTTGATTGTAACAACAAGGAGAGGAGAGCTTGGTCGCCCCAAATTTAATCTTTCAAAACAAAACAGTATACAGTCTCCCGTATTGACACCTAAATTTCTAAATGCTTATCAAACGGCTTTATTAGTCAATGAAGCAGAAAAAAATGATGGACTCACACAGCAATTTTCACAAGCAGACTTAAATGCCTTTAATACTGGCGATGATCCCTATGGACACCCGGATATTAACTGGTATAAAGCTATTATGAAGCCTTATTCTTTACAGTCCAACGAAAATCTGAATATATCCGGAGGAAACCAATCTGTGAAATATTTTGTTACCGGCGGGCTATTTAGTCAAAACGGGACCGTAAGAGACTTTTCTACGAATATGGATAATGTAAATACTAATTACTTTTATAGAAGATATAATGTACGGTCAAATTTAGATATCCAGGTAACCAACAATTTTAAATTAAGGTTGGATTTAACGGCTAGGTTTGGTGATATCAATCAACCATACAACCAAAATGTTATAAGTGATATATTTGATTTTACCAAGTATCATCCCTATTCTGCTCCATTCTTAAACCCTAATGGAACTTACGCGTATGCTTATGATACACAAAATCAATTACCTACTTTAAATGCGATAATTGCCACAGGTGGTTATTCAAGACAAAGACGCACTGATTATAACTCTTTAATTGGTTTTGATGAGAATTTAAGTTCCATTACCAAAGGCTTGTCATTAACGGGCCGCTTATCCTATGCTGGTATTGATCAAAATACCTTAAATCTGGCACGTCCCTATGATTTCCCTCCATCTTATCATTTCGACCCTACGGATAGTACCTATTCTTTAAATACGGGTACAAGCTCAGGTGGTTATACCTTGCCCGGATATCGTACTATTGGTAATACCGATATTAAAGATCAAAGAGTGAATACGCAAATATATTTGAACTATAACAGAGATTTTGGAAATCATCATTTTAACTCATTACTATTGTGGAATCAGGAAAACTACCAGGATATTAAAGATGCAGCCGCTCCGCAGAAATTTAAAGGCTTCTCTTTTAAGGTAGGATACAATTATAAAGAGACTTATCTATTAGACTTTAATGTAGGTTATAACGGCTCTGACAGATTTAATGCCAGTAAAAGATACGGCTTATTCCCGGCCATTGGTCTGGGATGGAATTTAACGAATGAACGCATATTTAAAAATATTCTTTCAGGTTTTAGTTTGTTTAAACTTAGAGGTTCCTATGGTGTAGTGGGGTCTGATGTGGCACCGGGTAATCAGTATCTATATCAACAGGTTTATGTGCAAGGATATGGTTATAGTTTTGGCCAATCACCACAAGATGGCGGCACCATTTATGAAGGAGCTTTGGGCAACCCAAATGTAACATGGGAAAAGAAAAGAAGTTTAGATATAGGTCTAGACATAAATGCCTTACATAATAAGATCACGGTGACGGCTGACTATTTTAGAGACTATCGTTTTAATCAGTTAGTTAGCAACAATAGTATTTCGGAGTTATTGGGGGTAGGGGTTTCTCCATCCAACGTGGGTATTACTGTAAACCGAGGATTTGATGGTAAAGCAGCTTATGCGGATAGAATCGGCCACGTAAATTATAGTGTCGGCATTGTGTGGTCTTATGCAAAGAATAAAATTCTTTATGAAGCAGAAGCAGCACCCAGATATCCTTGGTTGGCAGTCACAGGTCATTCCATAGGACAACCTTTCGGTTATGTTTCTGAAGGGTTCTATACACAAGCGGACCTGGATAACCCTGCCGTTGCCAAACCAAATACGGCCATACCCATTCAAGCCGGTGACCTAAAATACAAAGACTTAAACGGTGATGGTGTAATTGACCAAAATGATGAAAGAGCCATCGGTAAGCCTAATTTACCAGCGACTACCTTTGGCGTTCCTTTGAATATAAGCTATAAAGGATTTTATGCAAATATATTGTTTCAGGGGGCATTTGACTATAGTTTAGCGCTAACAGGTACGGCTATTGAACCTTTTCAAAGCCAGTTTCAACCGATTCATGAAAAAAGATGGACTCCCGAAACGGCTTCCACAGCAGAGTTTCCAAGGTTAACGACCAATCCGACAACGGTAAACAGCCCTGCTGTTTATATGTCAGATTTCTGGTTAATCAATGCCTACTATATCCGTTTGAAAACTGTTGAGATTGGTTATCAGTTTCCGGAAAAGTTTTTGCCATTTAAGCTTAGTAGTGGAAGGATATATTTAAGTTCGTATAATCTATTGACTTGGAGTAACGTCAGTAAAAAATATCAGCAAGACCCGGAAGTAACGTCCAATACAGCAGGGGATGCTTACCTCAATCAAAAGGTGGTAAATTTAGGGCTTGAAATAGGATTTTAG
- a CDS encoding RagB/SusD family nutrient uptake outer membrane protein: MTLYKIYTNKKNLSIGIALVCLVLVLLFSSCAKDYETVPLGQQSTLDLIFDVHDSAGINAIQYLNNVYNDALISGHNRVGGSNGDYIDAASDDAVSSYTGLSSVEKIAEGAYTATQTNADDIWTASYTTIRAATIFINNIDRVPLKELLPNGELARAAYRSEARFLRAWTYFELLRRYGGVPITKDSVYQLTDNIDLPRESFANTVTYIVSELSDIEDSLRPQEDVNSVNYGRITKGAAMALKAKVLLYAASPLFNGGNIDPSNPLTGYTNYDINRWKLAADAAQDVINLGTYGLVSNYADAFITQAEPIGTNTEAIFWRQNGGNTSVEQTNGPIGYTSAGGNGRTSPTENLVDAFPMSNGLPIDSAGSGYNPNDAYSNRDPRLKATVFYNGVLWLNRPVQTYDGGLDKPGGTLQQTKTGYYMRKFMGNFETVNGSPVYSNTIHDWIYLRYAGVLLDYAEAENEYQGPSNEIYNILFSIRKRAGIDPGVNMNYGLALGMNQDQMRQTIRNERRIEMAFEEQRYWDIRRWKIAADIYSQPLYGLDIQQTSQGELFYNKTIVLQPNFIAPKMYLYPIPYSEVVKNTNMKQNPGW, translated from the coding sequence ATGACTTTATATAAAATATATACAAACAAGAAAAACTTAAGCATAGGCATAGCCCTAGTTTGCTTAGTGTTAGTGCTCTTATTTTCTTCATGTGCCAAGGATTATGAAACAGTCCCCTTGGGTCAGCAATCGACGCTTGATTTAATCTTTGACGTACATGATTCTGCAGGTATAAATGCAATTCAATATTTGAACAATGTTTATAATGATGCACTTATCAGCGGGCATAATCGAGTGGGTGGGTCGAACGGTGATTACATAGATGCCGCCTCTGATGACGCTGTTTCTTCTTACACGGGTCTTTCGAGTGTTGAAAAAATTGCGGAAGGTGCTTATACTGCTACACAAACAAATGCAGATGATATTTGGACTGCTAGTTATACGACTATTCGGGCAGCCACTATTTTTATTAATAATATAGATAGAGTTCCTTTAAAAGAATTGTTGCCTAATGGTGAACTGGCTCGTGCCGCCTATCGCTCTGAAGCTCGATTCCTTAGAGCATGGACTTATTTTGAGTTACTTAGAAGGTATGGTGGTGTCCCCATTACTAAAGATTCAGTTTATCAACTTACGGACAATATTGATTTACCAAGAGAATCATTTGCAAACACTGTTACTTACATCGTTAGCGAGTTGAGTGATATAGAAGATAGTCTGCGACCTCAGGAAGACGTAAATTCTGTCAACTATGGAAGAATTACAAAAGGTGCTGCCATGGCGCTAAAAGCCAAGGTCTTACTCTATGCTGCCAGCCCATTGTTTAATGGTGGTAATATCGATCCAAGTAACCCGTTAACAGGTTATACAAACTATGATATCAATCGTTGGAAGCTTGCTGCAGATGCAGCACAGGATGTCATAAATTTAGGCACTTACGGACTCGTATCTAATTATGCTGATGCCTTTATTACACAGGCTGAACCGATAGGTACCAATACTGAAGCCATCTTCTGGAGGCAAAATGGTGGAAATACATCCGTGGAACAAACAAATGGCCCTATCGGTTATACCTCTGCCGGAGGAAATGGGAGAACCAGCCCTACTGAAAATTTAGTGGATGCTTTTCCAATGAGTAACGGATTGCCTATTGATAGCGCCGGCTCTGGTTATAATCCAAATGATGCTTATTCAAACAGAGACCCAAGATTAAAAGCTACTGTTTTTTATAATGGAGTCCTATGGTTAAATAGACCTGTTCAAACTTATGATGGTGGATTAGATAAACCGGGGGGCACCTTGCAGCAGACAAAAACCGGCTATTACATGCGTAAGTTTATGGGAAACTTTGAAACAGTCAATGGAAGCCCGGTTTATTCCAATACCATTCATGACTGGATTTATCTCAGGTACGCGGGAGTTTTGCTTGATTATGCAGAAGCGGAAAATGAATATCAAGGGCCTTCTAATGAAATATATAATATTTTATTCAGTATTAGAAAAAGAGCCGGTATCGATCCGGGTGTTAATATGAATTATGGATTAGCCTTAGGAATGAATCAAGATCAAATGCGTCAAACAATCAGAAATGAAAGAAGAATAGAAATGGCTTTTGAAGAACAGCGTTATTGGGATATCAGAAGATGGAAAATCGCTGCGGATATTTACAGTCAGCCCTTATATGGCTTGGATATTCAGCAGACCAGTCAAGGTGAATTGTTTTACAATAAGACGATCGTTCTTCAACCGAATTTTATTGCGCCTAAAATGTATCTATATCCCATTCCTTACAGTGAAGTGGTCAAAAATACAAATATGAAGCAAAACCCCGGATGGTAA
- a CDS encoding SusC/RagA family TonB-linked outer membrane protein yields MYKTYYKIYLIWIFAACLFVTIKANAQAVNSASNTEKIFEKATIVDDFGKPLSHVRITDAHGHLVTVSDSLGEFSISSKKQQTLYLNRKNFDEQVIELADNSNQIFRMHRSYIQGLYDYKTQDSSFHPYYHVLYGNANQNSFLGSIATVSGNELQNTPAPQYTYALTGRLSGLNVLQTSGFYNPSLGGQTDVDFFVGNIPKNASGAGPTDNSQFNIQLRGHAASYGQSPIVVIDGIQREIYSLDPDEIESVSVLKDALSTILLGQNSSRGALIVTTLQPKIGKAKLSFSAETGFQSSLKLPTPLAADRYAYLLNEALTNDGKKAAYTAADFDAYKNGTDPYGHPNVNWYDNILASNPMINRYNLNVTGGSDKAQYLVALGYLNQDGMFKTSSANSYNTNANLKRYSINSKINFKVNKDFTLGLDIIGRLENNNQPGAGTSNILSALLNTPNNAYPVYNPNGSYGGNTNYTNNLMAMVESSGYLAEQERDILVNLDLKYNLDRFIKGWWFKANGNVSVQSASYLDRSKQVPVFQLGVSDQGDTTYTRYGSTVNQKNNYTSTSWARYWYTSLSTGYDKNFGNNTIGAYLLYDQKQTLLNYDLPSVLTNYAAKANYNFKEKYFAEGGVDYGGYSRYASGHQYGLFYAGGLGWDVAKENFVKDNISWLNQFKLRATYGETGNANVDNYGYYIWRAHFQTLLPSYGIGSSYPVATGQAESSSLANINATWEKARKLDVGLDIALFNNHLTGTYDYYHERYFDVMQMRGSSIALIGSNYPAENIGVDLYTGSEFSLTYQNSVHDFNYFITANASIQHSKVLFMDEQYEKYPWNVHTGLPVGQRFGLQANGFIQNAAQADTVATISGYTPKVGDVLYKDLNHDGVIDQFDVSPIGKIRPLIYYGLSFGVSYKGIEINMLIQGVQNNELYVDNGAIDAGFQGQNNGYGQAYEQIENRWTPENANNPTYPRLTAGGNGYNYSPLYFSSSSLFLHQDNYFRIKNVGVAYNLPYKWLKHLKIGGIKVFVNALNLFTAAQYNIVDPEISLSSYPLQKVINTGINIKL; encoded by the coding sequence ATGTACAAAACGTATTATAAAATATATTTAATCTGGATTTTCGCCGCTTGCTTATTCGTCACTATTAAGGCAAATGCACAGGCTGTCAATTCTGCGAGCAATACAGAAAAAATATTTGAAAAAGCAACCATCGTTGATGACTTTGGAAAACCATTGTCACATGTGAGAATTACAGATGCACATGGTCATTTGGTCACCGTCTCTGACAGTTTAGGTGAATTTTCCATTTCATCAAAAAAACAGCAAACTTTATATTTAAACCGGAAAAACTTTGATGAGCAAGTAATTGAATTAGCGGATAATTCAAACCAAATATTTAGAATGCATCGTTCTTATATACAAGGATTATATGATTACAAGACGCAGGATTCTTCTTTTCATCCCTATTACCACGTATTATACGGCAATGCAAATCAAAATAGTTTTTTGGGGTCAATCGCTACCGTCTCTGGCAATGAATTGCAAAATACCCCCGCCCCGCAATATACTTATGCACTTACAGGAAGGCTGTCCGGCTTAAATGTTTTGCAGACAAGTGGTTTTTACAATCCGTCATTGGGTGGGCAAACGGATGTTGATTTTTTTGTGGGAAATATTCCTAAAAACGCAAGCGGTGCCGGACCAACCGATAATTCTCAATTTAATATTCAACTTCGCGGTCATGCTGCTAGTTATGGGCAATCACCTATCGTAGTTATAGATGGTATTCAAAGAGAAATCTATTCGCTGGACCCTGATGAAATAGAGTCTGTATCTGTATTGAAAGATGCATTGTCTACTATTTTATTAGGACAAAACAGCTCCAGGGGTGCATTAATTGTTACCACACTACAACCAAAAATAGGGAAGGCCAAATTATCCTTTTCTGCAGAAACCGGTTTTCAAAGTTCTTTAAAATTACCTACACCACTAGCTGCTGACAGATATGCTTACTTACTTAATGAAGCACTGACCAATGATGGCAAAAAAGCTGCTTATACAGCTGCGGATTTTGATGCCTATAAGAATGGCACTGATCCCTATGGGCACCCAAATGTTAATTGGTATGACAATATTTTAGCTTCAAATCCAATGATTAACCGATACAATTTAAATGTTACCGGTGGTTCGGATAAAGCGCAATACTTAGTGGCCCTTGGTTATTTAAATCAGGATGGAATGTTTAAAACCAGTAGTGCTAACAGCTATAATACCAATGCGAACCTTAAACGTTATTCCATCAATTCGAAAATAAATTTTAAAGTAAATAAGGATTTCACGCTGGGGCTGGATATTATTGGCAGGTTGGAAAACAATAATCAACCCGGAGCAGGGACATCAAATATATTAAGTGCATTATTGAACACCCCTAACAACGCATACCCGGTTTACAATCCAAATGGTTCCTATGGGGGTAATACAAACTATACCAATAACTTAATGGCGATGGTTGAAAGTTCCGGTTATTTGGCTGAACAGGAAAGAGATATTCTTGTGAATCTAGATTTGAAATACAATCTGGATAGATTTATAAAAGGATGGTGGTTTAAGGCAAATGGAAATGTTTCTGTTCAGTCGGCCAGTTATCTGGATCGTAGTAAACAGGTACCCGTATTCCAGTTAGGTGTCTCTGATCAAGGTGATACCACCTATACCAGATATGGTAGTACGGTAAATCAAAAAAATAATTATACATCTACCTCATGGGCAAGGTATTGGTACACCAGTCTTTCAACAGGCTACGATAAGAATTTTGGCAATAATACCATAGGTGCCTATTTGTTATATGATCAGAAACAAACCTTATTAAACTACGATTTACCTTCGGTATTAACGAATTATGCTGCTAAAGCTAATTATAATTTCAAAGAAAAGTATTTTGCTGAAGGCGGTGTTGACTATGGAGGTTACAGTCGATATGCAAGTGGCCATCAATATGGTCTGTTTTATGCCGGTGGTCTTGGATGGGATGTAGCAAAAGAAAATTTTGTGAAAGATAATATCTCCTGGCTAAACCAATTCAAGCTCCGCGCAACTTATGGAGAAACTGGTAACGCCAATGTAGACAATTATGGATATTATATTTGGAGAGCGCATTTTCAAACCCTGCTTCCTTCCTACGGCATCGGTAGTTCCTATCCGGTGGCAACAGGGCAAGCAGAAAGTAGTAGTCTCGCAAACATTAATGCAACTTGGGAAAAAGCCAGAAAATTAGATGTGGGATTAGATATAGCTTTATTCAATAATCATCTTACCGGCACTTACGATTATTACCATGAAAGATATTTCGACGTAATGCAGATGCGTGGTAGCAGTATCGCTCTTATAGGATCAAATTATCCGGCAGAAAATATCGGTGTGGATCTTTATACCGGTTCTGAGTTTTCTCTTACCTACCAAAACTCAGTCCATGACTTTAATTATTTTATTACTGCAAATGCATCTATTCAACATTCCAAAGTGTTGTTTATGGATGAGCAATATGAAAAATATCCCTGGAATGTACATACCGGATTACCAGTAGGACAAAGATTCGGATTGCAGGCAAATGGATTTATTCAAAATGCTGCGCAGGCGGATACGGTAGCGACTATTTCGGGATATACGCCAAAAGTAGGCGATGTTTTATATAAAGATTTAAATCATGATGGGGTGATTGATCAGTTTGATGTAAGTCCAATAGGCAAGATAAGGCCACTGATTTATTATGGCTTATCCTTTGGAGTTTCTTACAAAGGGATTGAAATTAATATGCTGATACAAGGGGTACAAAATAATGAATTGTATGTGGATAATGGAGCTATTGATGCAGGATTTCAAGGACAAAACAATGGTTATGGACAGGCTTATGAACAAATTGAAAACAGATGGACACCGGAAAATGCCAATAACCCAACTTATCCAAGATTGACCGCAGGAGGCAATGGCTATAATTATAGTCCTTTATATTTTAGTTCCAGTTCTTTATTCCTACATCAGGATAATTATTTCAGAATAAAGAATGTGGGTGTAGCTTATAACCTGCCATATAAATGGTTGAAACATTTGAAAATTGGCGGGATAAAGGTATTTGTAAATGCATTAAATCTTTTCACTGCAGCCCAATATAATATAGTAGACCCTGAGATTTCTTTAAGTAGTTACCCTTTGCAAAAAGTAATCAACACCGGCATTAATATAAAACTCTAG
- a CDS encoding DUF4961 domain-containing protein, whose amino-acid sequence MSKIAKFLKKKSSRWMLVILALITIVVISCSITIDSIDQPSYVNGGDSLHVTMNVTINTNATENSKFMVALLVPQLWNIRQNAKITFTSTNTTGVQNMTVIPVGTAAPQANGLDWPTLLANQIGHGGNLLSGWEWVAFYSDNAYSVNANDKIGVVIHINEKVSMDNISFKTGYVVANSSDGLSDPQYYASTFPGCFEVVNGTGDLLDFCNPQLSTITPLNSLDNDIITLGFDGGVISNALQNESDIYLNLKAFTTDGKEIDVFRQDSTTKLSSTGIKKWAINIWPRGLLGLQKGEHLAGLQYYFTDKTGTIKVGKTGDASTPFTYNFKCQ is encoded by the coding sequence ATGTCAAAAATTGCTAAATTTTTAAAGAAGAAATCCAGCAGGTGGATGCTGGTGATTTTGGCCCTGATAACTATTGTTGTTATTAGCTGCAGTATTACCATTGACAGTATAGATCAGCCTAGTTATGTAAATGGAGGAGATTCTTTGCATGTTACAATGAATGTTACCATCAATACAAATGCAACTGAAAACAGCAAATTTATGGTGGCATTACTCGTACCTCAGCTATGGAATATAAGACAGAATGCAAAGATAACTTTTACGAGTACCAATACCACAGGCGTACAAAATATGACCGTAATCCCCGTCGGCACTGCTGCTCCACAAGCGAATGGCCTGGACTGGCCGACTTTACTTGCCAATCAAATTGGTCATGGCGGAAACCTTTTAAGTGGTTGGGAATGGGTGGCTTTTTATTCTGATAATGCCTATAGTGTGAATGCCAACGATAAGATTGGTGTCGTTATTCATATTAATGAGAAGGTAAGTATGGATAATATATCCTTTAAAACGGGTTATGTAGTGGCAAACAGTTCAGATGGTTTATCAGACCCACAATATTATGCTTCTACATTCCCGGGTTGCTTTGAAGTGGTTAATGGTACGGGCGATCTGTTAGACTTCTGTAATCCTCAATTATCAACTATTACGCCTTTAAACTCCTTGGACAATGATATCATCACGCTCGGCTTTGATGGCGGGGTAATTTCGAATGCCTTACAAAATGAATCAGATATTTATTTGAATTTAAAAGCCTTTACCACTGATGGGAAAGAAATTGACGTATTCAGGCAAGATAGCACGACAAAGTTAAGTTCAACGGGTATTAAGAAATGGGCTATTAATATTTGGCCCAGAGGGCTTCTCGGACTACAAAAGGGTGAGCACCTTGCCGGTCTCCAATATTATTTTACAGATAAAACAGGGACTATTAAGGTGGGTAAAACAGGTGATGCCTCAACACCATTTACCTACAACTTTAAATGCCAATAA
- a CDS encoding DUF5004 domain-containing protein, whose translation MKRYLIVISSLLIFLSACNREEVIGLTEPIKSINGTWRISQALRNGTDLTNSFDFSHFSIKFTDSTYTIDSLVPFAVEGSGTYRFDNPQYPFKIQFIQQDSSARAFNLQYPIVNGVRNIILSFSPGCTSNTYQYTLQKTN comes from the coding sequence ATGAAAAGATATTTAATAGTAATCTCCTCATTACTCATATTTTTAAGTGCTTGCAACCGCGAAGAAGTAATAGGGTTGACTGAGCCTATAAAATCTATCAACGGAACCTGGAGAATAAGTCAAGCCTTAAGGAACGGAACTGACCTTACGAATAGTTTCGATTTCTCTCATTTTAGTATAAAGTTTACAGATAGTACTTATACAATAGATAGTCTTGTCCCTTTTGCAGTAGAAGGAAGCGGAACCTATCGTTTTGATAATCCGCAATATCCTTTTAAGATACAATTTATCCAACAAGATAGCAGCGCAAGAGCGTTTAATCTACAATATCCCATTGTCAATGGAGTAAGAAATATTATTCTCAGTTTTTCGCCGGGATGCACTTCGAATACTTATCAATACACCCTTCAAAAAACTAATTAG